The following is a genomic window from Spirosoma agri.
TCGCTCGGTCAAGAGTACCACTGCCACCACGCGTCAAACGGCAGAGTTGCTGGTTTTCAATTTGAGCACTCGCCAGCTGGAACGCCGGACCGATCTGGCTGCGTTGATCCCGGCTGCCGAACCGAACTTCGCGAATGACGTGACGATTGCGCCGGATGGTACGGCCTACGTGACGGATTCGTTTTCGCCCGTGATCTACAAAGTTACCGCAAGTGGGACTGCCAGCGTTCTGGTGCGCGATGATGTGCGGTTCGCCAGCCCGACGTTCGGCCTAAATGGCATTGCTTACCACCCGAACGGTTATCTCATCGTGGCAAACACGGGACAGGGGAAGTTATACAAAGTGGATTTACAGAATGGTAATGCCATTACGGAAGTCGGTGGTACGGGGGCGCTACCCGGTGATGGTCTGACATTTCTCAACAATGACCTATACGTTGTGACTGGTGGTAATCGGGTGGCTCAAGTGCGCAGTACGGACAATTGGCAAACGGCTACTATTGTCAAATACGACGCCGATGTATATACCGGTGCCACAACGAGTGTGGCCGTCAATAACCAGATCTATACGCTCAACGCCCGCATTGGTGAAGTTGGTAATGCGCGGGACTTCAGTATTCAGCGATTCCGCTAGATAAGTCGAGCAAAAGCAAGGCATCCAGCGACTTTTCGTTCGCTGGATGCCTTTTTTAGTGTAAAGATTAAGCCTTGAACCGGTTTTTGAGGCTGATCAGCGCAAAAGCCGCGAGCATACCGACGAGCGCGCCAACAGCACCCCAGGCAATGTCAGCCAATCGGAACGCCCGGCGCGGAAGTAACAACTGACCCGCTTCGGCCAGTGCAACAACACCTACGAGAAGCAGCCACGCGATGAACCAGCGGTAGTACGATCGGCCGGGGGTAGGCAATAAAACACCTGTGCACAGCCCTAAAAATACAAAAGGAACAGCCGTTCGGATATCCTCATTAGCGGGCGTATCTGTCCAGCGCGCCAACCAGCCGGGAATGAACCAGACATCGTTTAATCTCGGATTAGGAATCCAGCTCAGATAAAAGACCAGAACAACCAAAGCGAAAATCAGGACGTAGAGCAGACGCATTGCAGCCGATGGAATTGATACGGTAGTCTGCAAATATAGCCACTAGGCTTCTAACGTGGTATTTAGCGCACTGAATCGCCCATCAGCTTAAACCCGTATCTGTGTTCTTTCGTCCACTCGTGGAATATATTGTGGTAGACTGAGTAAAATCAGTACCTTGAGACCTTATCTGATGTAGGGCGTTCGTAATTCAGCTTGTCGAAAACGTCGACGCCAGCGTGAGTGCATAGTCCGATTGGAAGCACTCGTTCCCCACCAATAAGGGTCAACTGCCGACTTGTAGGGCAGAACAGTGGCCACACGACACATTCAAGGGCAGGAGGACTGTTGAATGTTAACAGAAGGCAATCAATTTGCTGACCCTTTCCAACTCAACCAGTGCCTTTAGGGTCTACTTTCTCAACCAATAAGCAATTATTATGAAGAGTCAGATAAGTTCTCAAAGTTGGCCCACAAACATGCCTTTCGGCGTAAAACGAACGCTACTGGTCGATGATGCTGAACGGGACATGCTGGCCGCCCGTCGGCACTATGCTGATTCCAATGGGTTTACGCTGCTGGCTGAGCGGCCCGATGGCTTGATCGCACTGTACTGGAATGAGCTGGGTGTAATGGTACGACTTGCTATCGAACCGGTATCATTGGATGACTCGATCGTAAGTTAGGCTTTCGAGCGATCAGGCTTCAATTGGCTAATCGGATAAAATATTGTTTGGGTCCGTAAACGAGCGAAAATGGAGTTTACCATTCATGAACAAGCTAGTTTAGCGCCGGTTCAACTGCGACCTTACAACTGTGTCCAACCGGTATAATACTGCGGTTATAGGGGTCCCGAGCCCGATCGATTTCGGTCAGTAAAATAGATAGCTTTTTACTGTTGAGGCTCGGCTTGCCGCATAAACGTGGTAGCTTCCTTCAGTTAGGAAGTCCATCTGTTTGCCGAAATCAGCAGTTCGAAACACGTTTCGATTTAATGGTTATTTCTCACCGTATACTGCCTGTTAATTTAGGCTATAATAGTAGTAACAAGATAGGGGTAAAGTACAAATTAATCAGTAGCTAGTTTGGCAGGGGATAAGAAAGGCCTTGAAAAGATGCATTGCTTGTTTTGAGTACTATATTGTTGCTGTTGAGATTGTTAGTTGTTTATATAACTAGTCGTTTATCCGCTGATTCAGTTTTAAGTAGCGCCAGTAAAGTTATTGAACTTTCGGACGTACTGGTGATTATATCATTTTAATCGTATTTTTATAGAGGTTAAAAAATGGTTATAATTACTTAAGTAATAAGCCAGTTTTAATGGCGATTGCTTTACTTTGTCTTGTCGATCAGGACGTGCATACCCGTTCAACCAGCAATGATCACCATGACTGCTAAAACAAACACCTTCGATCCAACCAACGCCATCACCTGGCTATCTATAGTGGCTATCTCGGTTTTGTGGGCAGTTGGAATTGTAAGCATCATTTTCTAAGAAAACACAATAAGCCGAATCGCCTTTAGCCGCGCTAAGAAGAGCCATCCGGTCTCATATACTCCGATCACAACAATACGTTGAGTAGCTAATAAAAGTT
Proteins encoded in this region:
- a CDS encoding SMP-30/gluconolactonase/LRE family protein encodes the protein MNVSSMSCALLVLPAVWLTACEDHRNSPNAPFPERINFVADRQYPEGIAYSSQLAKFLVTSIPLGKVGTVDTDGRYEDLLTAPGFIAGIGMKVADGRVFVCNSDQGRSVKSTTATTRQTAELLVFNLSTRQLERRTDLAALIPAAEPNFANDVTIAPDGTAYVTDSFSPVIYKVTASGTASVLVRDDVRFASPTFGLNGIAYHPNGYLIVANTGQGKLYKVDLQNGNAITEVGGTGALPGDGLTFLNNDLYVVTGGNRVAQVRSTDNWQTATIVKYDADVYTGATTSVAVNNQIYTLNARIGEVGNARDFSIQRFR
- a CDS encoding VanZ family protein; its protein translation is MRLLYVLIFALVVLVFYLSWIPNPRLNDVWFIPGWLARWTDTPANEDIRTAVPFVFLGLCTGVLLPTPGRSYYRWFIAWLLLVGVVALAEAGQLLLPRRAFRLADIAWGAVGALVGMLAAFALISLKNRFKA